A single window of Onychomys torridus chromosome 8, mOncTor1.1, whole genome shotgun sequence DNA harbors:
- the Thg1l gene encoding LOW QUALITY PROTEIN: probable tRNA(His) guanylyltransferase (The sequence of the model RefSeq protein was modified relative to this genomic sequence to represent the inferred CDS: deleted 1 base in 1 codon): MWLFNAAELGSRLAATSVTLRRFLRFGVTMAKSKFEYVRDFEADDTCLPHCWVVVRLDGRNFHRFAEKHNFAKPNDSRALNLMTKCAQTVMEELEDIVIAYGQSDEYSFVFRRKSNWFKRRASKFMTLVASQFASSYVFYWPDYFEDQPLLYPPGFDGRVVLYPSNQTLKDYLSWRQADCHINNLYNTVFWALIQQSGLTPVQAQERLKGTVTADKNEILFSQFHINYNDEPQMYRKGTVLVWQKVDEVKTQEIRLPEEMEGKKMTVTRTRTRPLPLYCDLIGDAFWKEHPDILEEGN; encoded by the exons ATGTGGCTTTTCAACGCTGCTGAGCTCGGCAGTCGCTTGGCCGCTACTTCCGTTACCTTGAGACGGTTCCTGAGGTTTGGGGTGACCATGGCCAAGAGCAAGTTTGAGTACGTGCGGGATTTTGAGGCTGACGATACCTGCTTGCCACACTGCTGGGTTGTGGTGCGGCTGGACGGCCGGAATTTCCACCG GTTTGCTGAGAAGCACAACTTTGCAAAACCGAATGACAGTCGAGCTCTCAATCTGATGACCAAATGTGCCCAGACAGtaatggaggagctggaggacaTTGTGATTGCATATGGACAGAGTGATGAGTACAGCTTTGTGTTCAGGCGGAAAAGCAATTGGTTTAAAAGAAGAGCCAG TAAGTTCATGACTCTCGTGGCCTCCCAGTTCGCCTCCAGTTATGTGTTTTATTGGCCGGATTACTTTGAGGACCAGCCCCTTCTGTATCCCCCAGGATTTGATGGAAGAGTCGTGTTGTATCCTAGCAACCAGACCTTGAAGGACTACCTTAGTTGGCGGCAGGCAGACT GTCATATCAATAATCTTTATAATACAGTTTTCTGGGCCCTTATCCAGCAGTCTGGACTAACACCAGTCCAAGCCCAGGAGAGATTAAAG GGAACTGTGACAGCAGACAAGAATGAGATCCTGTTCTCTCAGTTCCACATCAATTACAATGATGAGCCACAGATGTATAGGAAAGGGACGGTGTTGGTGTGGCAAAAG GTGGATGAAGTCAAGACACAAGAAATTAGGCTTCCAGAAGAAATGGAG GGGAAAAAGATGACCGTAACCCGGACCAGAACCAGGCCACTGCCCTTGTACTGCGACCTCATAGGGGATGCTTTCTGGAAGGAACACCCAGACATTCTGGAGGAAGGGAACTGA
- the Lsm11 gene encoding U7 snRNA-associated Sm-like protein LSm11, producing MEEREWGARSARAGSPASPPSPRLDVSSYSFDPLLALYSPRLPPIPYPNAPCFNNVAEYESFLKGGRTGRGRARGTGEPASAGTSTGTSTGAGTSSRARRRAAPTPDPERIQRLRRLMVVKEDADGAAGARRQGPGRSKKAPRNVLTRMPLHEGSPLGELHRCIREGVKVNVHIRTFKGLRGVCTGFLVAFDKFWNMALTDVDETYRKPVLGKAYERDSSLTLTRLFDRLKLQDSSQKEADSKSAVEDSTLSRHSQTSTWKVASVWGRGDTDRGSHKRSRSVPSSLQASAREESRSEPSERTARTEGSSAGGTFSRATTTLSRGQSRKKKRKPKVDYQQVFTRHINQIFIRGENVLLVHLAQ from the exons ATGGAGGAGCGCGAGTGGGGGGCGAGGTCGGCTCGCGCCGGCAGCCCGGCCAGCCCGCCCAGCCCGCGGCTGGACGTCAGCTCCTACAGCTTCGACCCGCTGCTGGCCCTGTACTCGCCGCGCCTGCCTCCCATCCCCTACCCCAACGCGCCCTGCTTTAACAACGTGGCGGAGTACGAGAGCTTCCTGAAGGGCGGGCGCACCGGGCGCGGCCGGGCGCGGGGCACGGGGGAGCCGGCCTCGGCGGGAACCTCCACCGGAACCTCCACGGGAGCCGGGACCTCGAGCAGGGCCCGCCGCCGCGCCGCGCCCACCCCAGATCCCGAGCGCATCCAGCGTCTGCGCCGCCTCATGGTGGTCAAGGAGGACGCGGACGGCGCGGCCGGGGCTCGACGCCAGGGCCCGGGGCGCAGCAAGAAGGCACCACGCAATGTGCTCACGCGAATGCCCC TGCATGAAGGTAGCCCTTTGGGGGAACTCCACCGCTGTATCCGAGAGGGAGTCAAGGTGAATGTCCACATCCGCACCTTCAAGGGACTCCGGGGTGTCTGCACAGGCTTCCTGGTTGCATTTGACAAGTTCTGGAATATG GCCCTCACCGATGTGGATGAGACCTACCGTAAACCTGTGTTAGGCAAAGCCTACGAGCGGGATTCTTCGCTGACTCTGACAAGG CTGTTTGATCGGCTGAAACTTCAAGATTCCTCCCAAAAGGAAGCAGATTCCAAGTCTGCAGTGGAAGACTCCACCCTGTCTAGACACTCGCAGACATCCACTTGGAAGGTGGCTTCAGTGTGGGGACGAGGAGACACTGACCGGGGCTCACACAAGCGCTCCCGCTCCGTCCCTTCTTCCCTGCAGGCTTCTGCAAGGGAGGAGTCCAGGTCTGAGCCGTCAGAGAGGACTGCACGGACGGAAGGGTCCAGTGCGGGAGGCACCTTCTCCagggccaccaccaccctttcACGGGGCCAGTCccgaaagaaaaagagaaagcccaAGGTGGATTACCAGCAGGTATTCACACGACACATAAATCAGATTTTCATTCGAGGCGAAAATGTCCTGCTGGTTCATCTTGCACAGTGA